GCGTTGGCTTCGGTCAGGCAGGCCGTCGGGCGCGCCGGATCGTAAGCCAGCATCTCGGCCACGTAGTCCAGGTTGTAGCCGCTGGCGCGCCGCCACACTTTGGGGAAGTCATGCCGGATTGCGTCTTCATGCGCACGGACGATCCCCTGCACCCGCTCGACCAGGTGACGAGGAGACAAGGTGACCGAGTGATTCCCCTCGTCCCCTTGTTCCCCCATCCCCTTGTCCCCTTGTCCCTTTGTCCTCTTGTCATGCCCGTTTGGGCCAAACTCTGCCGGCGTGCCGTCCGCCAGCACCACCTTGAGCGCAGTCACGTTGTCGGCGGTCATGCCGTAGCGGATGGAGTGTGAGCCGGTGGCGTTCGCGCCGATGACGCCGCCGATAGCGGCGCGCTCGGCGCTGGCCGGATCGGGTCCGAACTGCAACCCGTGCTGCCCGAGGCGCTTGTTCAACTGGCCCAGGATCATGCCCGGCTGCACGCGCGCGGCGTGCCCGCTCGCGTCCAGGTCGAGTAGCGCGTCCATGTATTTCGTGAAGTCAACGATCACGCCCGGTCCAATGGACGAGCCGCACAAACTGCTGCCGCCGCCTCGTGGGATGACGGGCACGCCGTGCTCCGCGCAGAGCGTCACGGTGGCGATTACATCGTCAGTCGTCTTCGGCAGCACCACGCCGAGCGGCATCACCTGGTAGTTGCTGGCATCGGTGCTGTAAATCAACCGCGTCGGTGCGTCAAAGCGAACTTCGCCGGCTACATGGCGCGCGAGCGCCTGGGCCAGCGGGTGTTCATGAGCTGGGGACGGCATCGCGCCGATTGTATGCGCGTTACGCCGGCGCTTGCGCAGGCCGCTCCTCGGCGGCGAGGCGGGGCGCGCGTTCCTGTTCGCGCCGCCCGGATTCGACGATGGCGCGCGCCACGTCCACGGTCAACAAGATCGCCAGGCCGACCACGAAGAAGATCACCACGGACAAGATGGCCGGGCGCAGGTTGCCGACGACCTGGTTGACGAAGCCGAACAGGAACGGGCCCATCCACGAGGTGCCGCGCTCGCTGATCTCGTAGATCGAGAAGAACTCGGCTTCCTTGTCCTTCGGGATCATCTGCGCAAACAGGCTGCGGCTGAGCGCCTGACTGCCGCCGAGCACGGTGGCGATCATCGCGCCGAGAATCCAAAACTCCAGTTCCGCGCGCGGGATGCCCAGGGCCGAAGGATCGTAGTCGCGCATCCCCAGGAAGGCGTAGATCACCACCCCGCTCCAAATCACCAAGCTGGCGATCAGGGCGCGCTTGCCGCCGATTCGGCCGGCCAGCCAGCCGAAGAACAACGCGCCGAAGAACGCGACGAACTGGATCATCAGGATCAGCAATGTCAGCCGCTCGACCGGGATGCCTAGGCCGCCGCGGATGACCGGCGCCGCCGCGAACACGGCCGCCACGCCGATCACGGTCTGGATGCCGTCGTTGTAGATTAGATAGGCCAGCAGGAACTTGGCCGTCTGCGGCAGGCTGCGCGACTTGCGCCATAGAAAGACGCCGATCATGATCAGCGGGCCGATGACGGCGATGAAGATCACTTCCAGCGGCAGCCCCAGCGCCGAGACCAGCGGGAAGAGGATGAACACGAGTAGCGGCGAGAGCAGCAAACTGGCGACCGTGCGCGGGGGCGTCTCCATCGTCTCGCCAAGCTGATCGAAGGCGACGCGCAAGATGCCCTTGCCAGGCGGAAGCCGACGCGCACGATGACGCGGGCGCAGCGTGAGCCACGTCCAGACCGACCAGCCCAGCCACCAAATGCCCGCCGAGGCCAAGTTGATGCGCACGGCCAGGCCGCTATCCAGGCCGAGCCGGTTGCGCATCAGGAAGATGACCAGATTGATGACCAGCAACAACCCGCCGCCCAGGTAGCCCATGGCCCAGCCGAAGGAGGACACGCGATCGCGCGTCTCTTCGCTGGCGATGTCGGGCAAGTAGGCGTTGTAGAAGACGATGGCCGCGCCGAAGCACAAGTTGGCGATGATGAACAGGATGCCGCCTAACCACCACAGGTCGCCCTGCACGAAGAACAGCAGCGTCGTCGCCAGGCCGCCGATGATGGCGAAGAGCTGCATCATCTTCTTGCGGCGGTGGGAGTAGTCGGCGATGGCGCCGAGGATGGGCAAGAAGCCGGCCTGGAGCACGACCGAGAACGCGATGCAATACGGCAGGAACGAATCCGGCGCGATCGGCAGGCCGAAGAAGCGCGCCTGGCCATCGGGACTGGCTTGGGCTGCTGCATCGGCCAACGAGGCCAGATACGGCCCCAGGAACACCGTGCCGACGGTGGTGCTGAAGGCGCTATTCGCCCAGTCGTACATCGCCCAGCCGACGATCTCACGGCGGTTGTTGGTGGGCTGCTCGAGCGGAATCTCAGCCACGGACGTCTCCTTCGGTTTCGAATTACAACGTGGCGGAGTGTGCCGGCTTTCTGTGAAGGCTGGGTTAAAAGTGCTTCACCACTGACCCTCGAATCGCTCTTCCTGCCACACGCGGGCGATGTTGTGATAGCCGGCTTGTTCCCAGAAGCCGGGGCGGTCAGTCTGGGTGAACTCCAGTGCGCGCAGCCACTTGCCGCCCTTCCAGAAGTAGCGCGTGTCGGGGTCTTGGGCGTGCTCCTTCGTCGCGCCCACCACCACACGCAAGGGGTAGCCGTGGTCGGGATCGAGCGGCTTGCCGTCGTACTCGATCGCCAGCAACGTCGTGGGTTTCATGAAATGTTGCAAGTCGAGGTTCGTGGTGAAGCCATACTCGCAGTGCTCGATCACGAAGCGCGCCGTGGGCTTGAGCTTGATGATGCCCTGCTCGATCAGATCCGGCAGCCATACGCCTTTCCACTTCGTGTCGAACTTGCTCCAGCGCGTGACGCAGTGGATGTCCATGGTGATCTCGCGCATCGGGAGTTGGAGGAACTCCTCCCAGGTCCACTGCTTCGGTTCTTCGACCTCGCCGTAGATGCTGAATGTCCACTTGCTCATGTCGTAGCGTGGCACCGGCCCATAGTGCAGCACGGGGAACTTCTCGGTCAGCGACTGACCGGGCGGCAGCCGGCCCATCATCTTGATCTCGTTTTCGCGCTCTTTGCGTGGGTTGAATAGATTCATGTCTCCTCTCTCACTCCGGCCATCAGCGATAGATTGGCGGAATGCTCCTGAGCATACCCGATCGGCGCGCTCACGGCGACCGTTTGAGCGTCGGCGTGGCCGGTTCTTCGCGTTCCCGCGTCGGTTGCGCGCTCGGCGACCGTACGCTTCGCGCTGGCTGTGTCGCCGGCGATTCGACCAGGCTTTCCGGCGCCTCGCTCTCCTCCGGCAGGCCCTCGGCTTTGCGGCGTCGCGGCAAATAGAAATCGAAAACTAGCGCATATACCGCGCCGATGAACGGCACGCCGAAGATCACGCCCCAGAAGCCAAGCAGTTGCACGCCGACGCTAATCGCCACCAACGCGACCAGGCCGGGCACGCCGACCAAGTCTTTCATCAGGCGCGGCATGATGCCGTAGGCCACGAACTGGTCGAAGGCAAACATGAGCAGCGTGACCGGCAGCACGGCATCCGCGTTGACAATCAACACGACGACGACGGCAAACGCGATGCCGATCGGCCCACCGATCAGCGGCACGAACGACGACAGCGCGAAGACGATCGCCACAATCACGCCGAATTTGACCTGAAATAGGCCGAAGACGACCAGCGTGAACAAGCCGCGCAACACTGCGCCGATGAACTGGCCGCGCAGGTAGCCGCTGAAGGCGCGATCCACCGCCGTCAACATCGCCTGGGCCGTCTCGTGCGCGCGCCGCGGCAGCACCATGAAGAGCTGGCGGATCAGCAAGCGATCTTCGACCACGATGTACAGGCTGAGGATAAGCACCAGGAAGAATTGGCCGATGAAGCTCGCCGTGAACGCGGCCACGCTCAGCACCTGCGTTGCAGCGATGCCGGCAGCCTGCGTCACCGCGCCGGGGATGTCCTGGCTGGCGATGAATTGTTCCAGCGCCGCAGGATCGAGTCCGAAGCGCGTGGCAAAGCCGGCCCAGAACTCGGCGAGTTGCTCAGGTAAGGTCGCCGCGAAGCCTGGGATGCGGCTGATCAAGTCAGCGGCTTGAGGAATGATCGTCGCCGTAGCGATGGTTACACCGCCGATCAAGGCGATGAGGAAGAGGAGGTAGGCGACGACGACGGCGACCGACATCGGCAGCCGGATGAGCCTGAGCTTATCCGATGGAAAGTTCGGATATCGTTGTTCGAGCCATTCGATCACGAGCGTCGGGACGATGCCGGTTTGCAACTGGACGACCAGTGGCTTGATGAGAAAGGCCACGAACCACGCGGCGACCATCGTCGAGAGCACGCCGCCGATGAATTGCCCGAACGTCCATACCCGCTCGACGATGAACAGGAGCAGCGCAATGATCGAGAGGATCAAGGCAATGCGGATGAGGCGAGAGTGTCCCATCATGTCGTTAGAAGACGGCGCCCTTTAGCAAGGCCAATTCCGAGCTGAAGCCCGGTCCCAGCGCGCCCATCAACGCATACTGGCCTGGCGTGATGCGACCTGTTTGCAACATGCGTTCCAATACGAACAACACCGTCGGTGAACTCATGTTGCCACATTCGCACAGCACGTCGCTTGACGATTGCAAGGCGATCTCGTCCAGCGCGAACGCTTCGCGGTAGGCTTCGATCACGCGCGCGCCGCCCGGATGCAGTACGTAATGCGATAGATCGCTGAGGTCGAGCCGGCATTCGCCCAGAAAGTCGCCGACCACCGGCTGCATGTCGCGCGCGATGCGAGCGGGGATCTCCGGCGCGAAGATCACCGACAACCCTGTATCCACGATGTCCCACCCCATCACGTGTTCGGAGTTGGGGAAGATGTGCGAATGCGAAGCGACGTACTGCAGCGTCGCGTTTCCGGCCGGCGCGACGCGACGCACCCAGTCCGACCCACCGACGACGACGGCGGCGGCGCCATCGGCAAAGATCGCCGCAGCCACGAAGTTCTTCTTCGAGAAGTCGTCGAATTGGAAAGTGATGCTGCACGTCTCCACCGAGACCAGCAGGGCGAGCTTGTCCGGAAAGGCGCGCACGAACTCCGCCGCCCGCGCCAGGCCGGCGACGCCGCCTGCACAACCCAACCCCCACACCGGCAGGCGCTTGGTGGTGGAGCGCATGCCGAGCTTCGCGATCAGCCGCGCATCTATGCTGGGCGTAGCCAGGCCGGTGGTCGAGACGAAGACGATGAAGTCAACATCGCGCGGCGAGGCACCGGCGCGATCGAGGGCCTGCCAAGCGGCGGCGGCGCCCAGTGCCTCAGCGCTGCAAATGTAGAGGTCGTTGCGCTCCTTCAGGCCGTGATGCGGAACGGAGAACCACTCCAGCGGGGCGACGAAATGACGCTTTGCGATGCGCGCGTTGGTGAAGATGCTCATCAACTGTCCATGGCGCGCGAGTCTGCCCTCGAAATGGCGAAGCGCGAACGTCGCAGCCTCATCCTGCGGTACCACGTGTGGAGGCAATGCCGTGCCGACAGACAGGATGTAGCTCATGGCCGTGTCAGGTGTCACGCGTTGCGTATCCCGTCTTGCGTCCTGCGTCTTGCCGAATGCCATGCGCAAGCAGCAAGACGCACGACGCAACGCTTGATACGCGATATGGAATACGCACTACATTGCTTTCAACCTCACCACCGTCACGCCGTCGCCGCCTTCGCCCTCGAGGCCGGTCTCGAAGGACTGAACCGCGGGGTCTGCTTTGATCGCATCGCGAACGGCGCGCCGCAGGGCGCCTGTGCCTTTGCCGTGGATCAGACGCACGAACGGCAGGCCGGCGCGCGCAGCACGATCGAGGTAGTCGCGCACCCGTGCCACCCCCTCCTCGGTCGTCAGGCCGCGTAGGTCGAGTTCGAGCGGGGGCGACGGCACACGCGCAATCGAAACGACCTCGTCGCGCGCTTCGTTTCGCATCTTGCGCGCCGGCGCGCCCGCGTCCACCCGCTCGAGGTCGTTCAGCTTCACGCGCATGCGCACGCGCCCGATTTGCACGTCGGCTTCGTCGCCATCTACTGCGCTCACCTCGGCCGTGGCGCCGAGCGATTTCACGCGCACAACGTCGCCGGTCTGGATGGCACGCTTGCGCTGCAGCTCGTGCGGCGCCGGCTTCGGCTTGTGCGCAGTCGCTGCCTCGGCCAGCTTCTCCACGTCCTGCTCGATGCGCTTCACCTCATCGAGCGAGCCACCTGCTGCGACGATGCGGTTGCGCAGGCGGCGCACCTCGGCGCGCAACTGCTCGGTCTCACGCAGTGCCTCCTCACGGGCTTGCTCGATCAGCGCCTTGCGTTCGTCCTCGATGGTACTCAATCGAGCACGGATGCGCTCGGCGTGGGCCTCGGCTTCGTGTTGTGACTTGCGCGCGGCGTCGAGCGCGCGCTCCACCTGCTGCTGCAGCCGAGCGATTTCGGCCAGCATGTCTTCTGCCCGCGCAACATTGGCATCCAAATAGCGCCTGGCTGCGGCGACGATCTCATCGGGCATGCCGAGGCGTTGCGCGATGGCAAACGCATTCGAGCGGCCGGGCAGCCCGATGGACAATTTGTAAAGCGGGCGCAGCGTCTCGTAGTCGAATGCGACGTTGGCATTCGCTGCGCCCGGCGTCAACGATGCCCAAGCCTTGAGTTCGGGATAGTGGGTAGCGACCACGCAGAGCGCGCCGGTCTGGCGCAGGTACTCTAGGATCGCACGCGCCAGGGCGGCGCCCTCCGCCGGATCGGTGCCGGCGCCCAACTCATCCAGCAAGACCAGCGTGCGCGCATTCACCCGCTCCAGGAACGAGCGCAGATTGGTCAGGTGCGCGCTGAACGTCGAGAGGCTTTGCTCGATGGACTGCTCATCGCCGATGTCGGCATATACTGCCTCGAAGACGGGCAGGCGCGCACGCGCGCAGGGGATGTGCAAGCCGCACTGCGCCATCAGCGCCAGCAGGCCGATCGTCTTGAGCGCGACGGTCTTGCCACCGGTATTCGGTCCTGTAATCACCAGTATGTGGACGCCGTCCGGCAGCGTCACGTCAATCGGTATGACCGTGTCGGGGTTTAGCAGCGGATGCCTCGCCTGCAGGATGGCGATGCGAGACCCGGACGAGCCCGACTCACCCTCGTTTAGCCTATCCCCTTGTCCCCCTGTCTCCTTGTCCCCCTGTCCCCTTGCCCCCTCGTCCCCTTGTCCCCTTGTCTCCTTGTCTCCTTGTCTCCCCGCCCCCTTGTCTCCTTGTCCGCCCGTTCCCCTGGTGTCAATCTGCGGCTTCACGCTGCGCGTCGCTTCGGCATATTTCGCTTTGGCGAGCGCTAGGTCGAACCGCGCAATCGCCTCAACGGTGCGTACAATGCTGTCTGCCTCTGCGCCGACCCAGCCGGACAACGCGGTCAAGATGCGGCGCACCTCGCGCTCCTCGGCCAATTGCAACTCACGCCATTCGTTGTTGAGTTCCAGGATGGCCAGCGGCTCGATGAACAGCGTCATGCCGCTCGCGCTTTGGTCATGGACGATGCCGGGGATGCGCCCCTTGAAGTCGGCCTTGACCGGGATGACGTAGCGGCCACCGCGTTGCGTGACAAGCGCTTCCTGCAAATAAGGGGCAGTGCCGGCGTCGCTGACCATGCGTTGCAGCTTGGCCAGCAACCGGTCGTGCACCACGCGCACCTCGCGACGGATGGCGGACAGCTCCGGCGAAGCGGTGTCGCGCACCTCGCCGCTATCGTCAATGCAACGGTTGATCTCGGCGACGAGCGCGCCGCTCGGCTCGATGGCGTTGGTGATGGCCGTGAGCTGGGGATAGATCGCGCCGAAGCGTGACAAGGCGCGCTGAATGTTGCGCCCGCTTAGCAGGGTGTCGCGGATTTCGAGGAAGGTCTGTGGCTCCAGCACCCCGCCGCGCGCCGCCAGCCGGGCGGCCTCGCGCACGTCACGGGCGCTGCCGATGCCGAGTTGATCGTTCTTGTTGAGCGCATCGCGCGCTTCGGCGGTCTCGACGAGGCGGCGCTCCACTTCGGCGGGCGAAGTCGCCGGCTCTAGCGCGCGTGCCAGCGCGGCGCTCGCCGAGAACGAACAGTACGCCGCCAAGCGGTCGAGGATCTTCGGCAGCTCGAGCGTGTGGAGGTGCTTAGCAATCACGGGGCGATTGTAGCATTCGCTTGGCTTAATTGAAGATTTAGAGATTGGAGATTGGCTCACCGCGGTGAAGCCTTGCGCGTCGCCAGGCGTGCTGCGGCTAAATCCCACAGCGCATGGCCGACGCTCTTGAAAATGATCGGCGAGGGAGCAGTGGAACCAGGAGAAGCCATCCCAGCAGCCCCGGTGACGACTTCTTCCAGCGGGGTCACGCGCGACCAATCCACGCCGGCCTGGATCAGGTCGCCGGCTTCGGCGCGCGCGCCCTCCAGCGTATCCACGAAGACGCGCGCACGACGCACGAGGCCGGCGGGCAGCTCGGCCATCTCGTGCGAATAGGCGCCGACGGCGATGACGAGCGCATCGTCGCGCACGCGGTCTTCGAGCACCGGCTGCCGGCTAGTGGTGGCCGTCACGATGATGCCGCAGGCCGGCAGCATATCGTTGATCGTCCCGATGGCCTGCGCGTTGATTCCCAGCATGCGCCCGTGATGCGCCAACGCTTCGGCGTCGGCGAAGGTGCGAGAGAAGATGAAAGCGTCGCTCGCCGGCAGCCACCGGCCGAACGCTTCCAGGTGCGCCTTGCCCTGCACGCCCGCACCGATCACGAGCAGCGGCCCACGCTTCGCTTCTTCGGACGCGAGGGTCTGCGCCGCGAGCAGCGAGAGCGCCGCCGTGCGCCGAGCCGTCACCGCCTGACCGTCTAGGATCATCAGCCGCTCGCCGGTGGGGGCATTCATCACGACGACCTCGCCGTGGATGCTGGGCAGGCCACGCTCGGCGTTTTGTGGGTGCACGGTGACGAGCTTGGTGATGGCGATGTTTCGGTCGGCGGCGGGCATGACGAGCAGCACGCCGCCGTCGCCGATCGGCAGCACCAACCGCTGGGGCGCCACGGCAGCGCCGGCACGCTTATCGCGCAGCACGACGCGCAGTTCATCAGCCAATTCCGGATAGGGCAGAAGCTGATGGGTGGTCGCAAAATCGAAGATGCGCACGCGGCAATTGTATGCGCGTATGCGCGACCGGAAAACGGCGCGCAGGGTGCATTCGCCAATCGAGTTGGACGTACGAGTTATGCGGGGCGCAGAGCGTAGGACGCCACGCACAATGTGATACACATGGGCGCGGGATGTAGGTCGCGCGTTCCGTAGCGCGCAAACTTTGCCCCGATGCGCGAACGCACGCATGCAAACCCGCCCCGGCGTAAACGCCGAGGCTGAAAGGACGGGCAGGACGCGGCCTTGCCCGTGTGCTCAGCGCCGGGATTTATCCCAGCGCGACCGAGGCAAATGTCGCCGACGGCCAGTCCGCGTTCACCCGTGCGGCACAAACCGCGACGCCTCCAACAAAAAAAGCATCCAGCGCGCGAGCGCGATTAAAATCAAACGCATGGCATCACCGATCAACCCTGAACTGTTGGAGATCCTGCGCTGTCCGTATTGCGTTAGCACGGCCACACGCCAGCCCGGCGAAGATCCAGGCCGGCTCATCCTCTACAAAGACTGCTGGTTGATCGAGCCGGTCTACGGCCGCAAGTATCCGATCAAAGACGGCATCCCCATCATGCTGATCGAAGAAGGAGAAAAGTGGATGAACGTGAAGCCGGAAGACCTGCCCGTGCCGCCACCGGCTGATTGAAAAGGGAGCACCGGGAAGCGCTCATTCTGACTTCTGACTTCCGACTTCTGACTTCCGACTTCCGACTTCTGACTTCCGACTTCCGACTTCTCAATTCGCCATGCGCCTGCTCAAAGCGCTGACCCTCCTCCTGGCTGCGAGCAGCGTGGTCGCACTCATCGTCGCCTCGCGCGCGACGCCGCGCCCGTTGACCGCCATCGCCGCGGTGCAGCCGGCGATGAACTTCGGCTACGTGCGCATCGAGGGCGTGGTGACAGCCCATCCCGCCTTATCGGAGCAAGACAAATTCCTGTCGTTTCGCGTGTGGGACGCGAGCGGCGAATTGCGCGTCACGGCCTATCGGGCCGTGGTCGAGCGCTTGCTGGCCGAGCGTCGCATTCCCTTGCCTGGTGATCGCGTCGGCGTCGAAGGCACACTGCGCATCCGCGACGACGAGCCATCGCTCATCCTGAACGCTGCCGAGGGTCTGACGGTCGAGACGCCGCCTGCTGCGACGATCAACCTCGCTGCGCTGGACGGCACGGCGCTGGGCGAGCGCATACACACTGCCGGTCAGGTGCGCCGCATCCGCAGCGCCGGCGATCGGTTGCGCATCCTCTCCGTCCGCGACGGCGATGCGACTGCCGACGTCGTGCTCTCGCTCGATCTGCCGGCGTTCATCGCCGTGCCGCAGCTCACTTTGGGCGAATGGATCAGCGTCACCGGCGCGGTCGGGGAATACCGTGGCGCGAAACAGGTGCTGGCGGCGCACATCGAGAAAGCGGGCGCAACGACCACAGCCGGCCACTTCCGACCGATTGCCGAACTCGGCGATCATCTGCTCGGCCGGTGGGTTGGCGTCGAGGGTGTCGTGAGCGACCTCCGGCCGTTCAAGCAGGGGATGCGCCTGGATGTGACCGACGCATCCGGCGCTTCGATCGTCGTCGTGATGTTCGACTCGGTGTGGCAGATGTTGCCCTTCTCGACCACGCTGAGCGTGGACGACCCCGTGCGTGTGGAGGGCGAATTGACCGAGTATCGCGGGCAAATCGAGTTGCTGCCCGAGCTATCGGTGGATGTCAAGCTGGCCAACACGCCGTGAATCGCTGCACCCTCAATCCGTCAGCAACAGCGCCACTGCGTTGATCTGGGTGCGTACGGCGTGACCTTCGGCGTAGATTTTGATGGTCTCGATCGTTTGCACATTGGGTAGATAAGGGAAGAGATTCTCCGATTCCCAACGTACGCGCTGGCCCAACGGCATTTTGACATGCTTGCGCTGTGGGTTTGTCAGGATGGAATCCGGCAGGATCGGCGCTCCGGGCTGGATCTGCGGTGTGCCGTTGGCATAGAAGCCCTGAATCCACTCGCGCACGCCCTCTTTCGCGTCGCGCCAGGTGATGGAGACGAAGAGCGGGCATTCGCTGCCCACGCTGGCGCACACCGGCAGCTCCTGGAACAGGATGGCGAAATCCAACACCAGCCGCAGGTCCCGTCCACCGTCTACCCGCGCGTCGAGCGACTGGACGACGCCGGTGCGTCCCCAACCCAGCTCCTCGCCCATGCGTTCGAGGATCAACGCCCGCGCTGTG
The window above is part of the Candidatus Roseilinea sp. genome. Proteins encoded here:
- a CDS encoding AI-2E family transporter — its product is MMGHSRLIRIALILSIIALLLFIVERVWTFGQFIGGVLSTMVAAWFVAFLIKPLVVQLQTGIVPTLVIEWLEQRYPNFPSDKLRLIRLPMSVAVVVAYLLFLIALIGGVTIATATIIPQAADLISRIPGFAATLPEQLAEFWAGFATRFGLDPAALEQFIASQDIPGAVTQAAGIAATQVLSVAAFTASFIGQFFLVLILSLYIVVEDRLLIRQLFMVLPRRAHETAQAMLTAVDRAFSGYLRGQFIGAVLRGLFTLVVFGLFQVKFGVIVAIVFALSSFVPLIGGPIGIAFAVVVVLIVNADAVLPVTLLMFAFDQFVAYGIMPRLMKDLVGVPGLVALVAISVGVQLLGFWGVIFGVPFIGAVYALVFDFYLPRRRKAEGLPEESEAPESLVESPATQPARSVRSPSAQPTREREEPATPTLKRSP
- a CDS encoding ornithine cyclodeaminase codes for the protein MRAFAHRGKVCALRNARPTSRAHVYHIVRGVLRSAPRITRTSNSIGECTLRAVFRSRIRAYNCRVRIFDFATTHQLLPYPELADELRVVLRDKRAGAAVAPQRLVLPIGDGGVLLVMPAADRNIAITKLVTVHPQNAERGLPSIHGEVVVMNAPTGERLMILDGQAVTARRTAALSLLAAQTLASEEAKRGPLLVIGAGVQGKAHLEAFGRWLPASDAFIFSRTFADAEALAHHGRMLGINAQAIGTINDMLPACGIIVTATTSRQPVLEDRVRDDALVIAVGAYSHEMAELPAGLVRRARVFVDTLEGARAEAGDLIQAGVDWSRVTPLEEVVTGAAGMASPGSTAPSPIIFKSVGHALWDLAAARLATRKASPR
- a CDS encoding oxidoreductase, which translates into the protein MNLFNPRKERENEIKMMGRLPPGQSLTEKFPVLHYGPVPRYDMSKWTFSIYGEVEEPKQWTWEEFLQLPMREITMDIHCVTRWSKFDTKWKGVWLPDLIEQGIIKLKPTARFVIEHCEYGFTTNLDLQHFMKPTTLLAIEYDGKPLDPDHGYPLRVVVGATKEHAQDPDTRYFWKGGKWLRALEFTQTDRPGFWEQAGYHNIARVWQEERFEGQW
- the mutS2 gene encoding endonuclease MutS2; amino-acid sequence: MIAKHLHTLELPKILDRLAAYCSFSASAALARALEPATSPAEVERRLVETAEARDALNKNDQLGIGSARDVREAARLAARGGVLEPQTFLEIRDTLLSGRNIQRALSRFGAIYPQLTAITNAIEPSGALVAEINRCIDDSGEVRDTASPELSAIRREVRVVHDRLLAKLQRMVSDAGTAPYLQEALVTQRGGRYVIPVKADFKGRIPGIVHDQSASGMTLFIEPLAILELNNEWRELQLAEEREVRRILTALSGWVGAEADSIVRTVEAIARFDLALAKAKYAEATRSVKPQIDTRGTGGQGDKGAGRQGDKETRGQGDEGARGQGDKETGGQGDRLNEGESGSSGSRIAILQARHPLLNPDTVIPIDVTLPDGVHILVITGPNTGGKTVALKTIGLLALMAQCGLHIPCARARLPVFEAVYADIGDEQSIEQSLSTFSAHLTNLRSFLERVNARTLVLLDELGAGTDPAEGAALARAILEYLRQTGALCVVATHYPELKAWASLTPGAANANVAFDYETLRPLYKLSIGLPGRSNAFAIAQRLGMPDEIVAAARRYLDANVARAEDMLAEIARLQQQVERALDAARKSQHEAEAHAERIRARLSTIEDERKALIEQAREEALRETEQLRAEVRRLRNRIVAAGGSLDEVKRIEQDVEKLAEAATAHKPKPAPHELQRKRAIQTGDVVRVKSLGATAEVSAVDGDEADVQIGRVRMRVKLNDLERVDAGAPARKMRNEARDEVVSIARVPSPPLELDLRGLTTEEGVARVRDYLDRAARAGLPFVRLIHGKGTGALRRAVRDAIKADPAVQSFETGLEGEGGDGVTVVRLKAM
- the bcsA gene encoding putative chalcone synthase, which gives rise to MAFGKTQDARRDTQRVTPDTAMSYILSVGTALPPHVVPQDEAATFALRHFEGRLARHGQLMSIFTNARIAKRHFVAPLEWFSVPHHGLKERNDLYICSAEALGAAAAWQALDRAGASPRDVDFIVFVSTTGLATPSIDARLIAKLGMRSTTKRLPVWGLGCAGGVAGLARAAEFVRAFPDKLALLVSVETCSITFQFDDFSKKNFVAAAIFADGAAAVVVGGSDWVRRVAPAGNATLQYVASHSHIFPNSEHVMGWDIVDTGLSVIFAPEIPARIARDMQPVVGDFLGECRLDLSDLSHYVLHPGGARVIEAYREAFALDEIALQSSSDVLCECGNMSSPTVLFVLERMLQTGRITPGQYALMGALGPGFSSELALLKGAVF
- a CDS encoding MFS transporter, yielding MAEIPLEQPTNNRREIVGWAMYDWANSAFSTTVGTVFLGPYLASLADAAAQASPDGQARFFGLPIAPDSFLPYCIAFSVVLQAGFLPILGAIADYSHRRKKMMQLFAIIGGLATTLLFFVQGDLWWLGGILFIIANLCFGAAIVFYNAYLPDIASEETRDRVSSFGWAMGYLGGGLLLVINLVIFLMRNRLGLDSGLAVRINLASAGIWWLGWSVWTWLTLRPRHRARRLPPGKGILRVAFDQLGETMETPPRTVASLLLSPLLVFILFPLVSALGLPLEVIFIAVIGPLIMIGVFLWRKSRSLPQTAKFLLAYLIYNDGIQTVIGVAAVFAAAPVIRGGLGIPVERLTLLILMIQFVAFFGALFFGWLAGRIGGKRALIASLVIWSGVVIYAFLGMRDYDPSALGIPRAELEFWILGAMIATVLGGSQALSRSLFAQMIPKDKEAEFFSIYEISERGTSWMGPFLFGFVNQVVGNLRPAILSVVIFFVVGLAILLTVDVARAIVESGRREQERAPRLAAEERPAQAPA